A portion of the Desulfovibrio sp. TomC genome contains these proteins:
- a CDS encoding transketolase family protein: MYAPLGPTHEAIEDLALMRALPGMCVVAVADAEEMRRLMPLTVDYPGPMYIRLAKGFDPIVTDAARAFAIGKAISYSERGEALLVTTGITLGLAKEACGLLAAAGISTALLHMPTVKPFDTGAFLDHCSPVRAVLTIEEHSVIGGLGSAAAEVFAEAGFSGKRFRRLGIPDRFPDDYGSQASLMAAYGLTAQDVARTVQDLLGCPL, encoded by the coding sequence GTGTATGCGCCGTTGGGTCCCACCCACGAGGCCATCGAAGATCTGGCGCTTATGCGCGCCTTGCCGGGCATGTGCGTTGTCGCCGTGGCCGATGCCGAGGAAATGCGTCGGCTGATGCCGCTTACCGTGGACTACCCCGGGCCAATGTACATTCGCTTGGCCAAGGGCTTTGACCCCATCGTTACGGACGCCGCCCGTGCCTTTGCCATAGGGAAAGCCATCTCCTATAGTGAACGGGGCGAGGCGCTCCTGGTGACCACAGGCATCACCCTCGGTCTGGCCAAGGAAGCGTGCGGGCTGCTCGCCGCTGCGGGGATTTCCACGGCCCTCTTGCACATGCCCACGGTCAAACCCTTCGACACCGGGGCATTCCTGGATCATTGCTCCCCGGTGCGGGCGGTGCTGACCATTGAGGAGCACTCGGTTATCGGCGGGCTGGGAAGCGCCGCAGCCGAAGTCTTCGCGGAGGCGGGTTTTTCCGGCAAACGTTTCCGCCGGCTAGGCATTCCCGACCGTTTTCCTGACGATTACGGCTCTCAGGCCTCGCTTATGGCCGCGTATGGGCTCACCGCCCAAGACGTTGCAAGGACCGTCCAAGATCTGCTGGGATGTCCCCTATGA
- a CDS encoding PfkB family carbohydrate kinase, with protein sequence MIESKILLIKDLADIICTLKSKNKRIVLCHGVFDLLHIGHIRYLREAKSHGDILVVTCTPDRFVDKGPNRPAFDEKLRVEALAALDVVDYAAINEWATAEETLRSIRPDVYVKGREFENLEDPTGKISREAAVVEEIGAQIAFAGDIVFSSTNLINRYLSNLSQDLQEYLKIFREHYDLDYFTAMLDAMGKLKVLVLGDTIIDEYQYCSVIGKSSKDPILAVKAQSKDTFAGGVLAVANHVANFAQEVCMITILGDQPRYEDFIAANINPKIQAEYLTKYNSTTTVKRRIVEGYSFTKLIEVYELDETPLPSDFDALLCRKLKSIMPNYDLVLVADFGHGAISRSMISTICEHAPYLAINTQANAGNRGFHTISKYSHADFVSLAEHEIRLDMRDTVGNLRPMMEHHATRMGSKNFVTTMGRQGCAVLADGGAFAKVPSFVSNVVDRVGAGDAFLSVAAMASRVGAKPEAIGFIGNTVGSLAVSYIGNQTSIGPIAVLNYLKSLLK encoded by the coding sequence ATGATTGAATCAAAAATTCTTTTGATAAAAGATCTGGCAGACATAATATGCACCTTGAAATCAAAAAACAAACGGATTGTGCTCTGTCACGGGGTCTTTGACCTCTTGCATATTGGACATATCCGCTACCTTCGCGAGGCCAAGTCTCATGGCGACATTTTAGTTGTCACCTGTACGCCTGACCGCTTTGTCGACAAGGGACCAAATCGTCCTGCTTTTGACGAAAAATTGCGCGTTGAGGCTTTAGCCGCCTTGGATGTAGTGGATTACGCTGCCATCAACGAATGGGCCACTGCCGAAGAAACATTGCGCTCCATCAGGCCAGATGTTTACGTGAAGGGGCGGGAGTTTGAGAATCTCGAAGACCCGACAGGAAAGATAAGCAGGGAAGCCGCTGTTGTTGAAGAAATTGGTGCACAAATTGCTTTTGCCGGTGATATTGTATTTAGTTCTACAAATCTTATAAACCGGTATTTATCAAATCTTTCTCAAGATTTACAGGAATATCTGAAAATATTTCGTGAACACTATGATCTTGATTACTTCACTGCCATGCTCGATGCAATGGGGAAACTCAAGGTGCTTGTACTGGGAGACACCATAATTGACGAGTATCAATATTGCTCGGTCATCGGCAAATCGTCCAAAGACCCAATTTTGGCAGTTAAGGCGCAGTCCAAAGACACCTTCGCCGGCGGAGTCCTCGCCGTGGCCAATCACGTTGCCAACTTTGCCCAAGAAGTCTGCATGATCACTATTCTTGGCGATCAACCACGCTACGAAGACTTCATAGCCGCAAACATTAATCCAAAAATTCAAGCAGAATATCTTACCAAGTACAACAGCACGACAACCGTCAAACGACGCATTGTCGAAGGCTACAGTTTCACAAAGCTCATCGAGGTCTACGAACTGGACGAGACCCCACTACCAAGCGATTTTGACGCTCTTCTTTGCCGTAAACTTAAAAGCATCATGCCTAATTATGATCTTGTTCTCGTGGCAGACTTCGGCCATGGGGCCATTAGCCGAAGTATGATCTCTACTATTTGTGAACATGCTCCCTATTTAGCGATTAATACACAGGCAAATGCGGGAAACAGAGGCTTTCATACCATCAGTAAGTATTCACATGCCGATTTTGTGAGTCTTGCCGAGCATGAAATCCGCCTCGATATGCGCGATACCGTAGGAAACCTTCGCCCCATGATGGAGCACCATGCCACGCGCATGGGTTCCAAAAACTTCGTGACAACCATGGGGCGTCAGGGGTGCGCTGTGCTCGCCGATGGCGGGGCATTCGCCAAAGTCCCGTCCTTTGTATCAAATGTAGTCGACCGTGTCGGGGCGGGTGATGCCTTTCTCTCAGTTGCGGCCATGGCATCGCGGGTTGGCGCCAAACCGGAAGCTATCGGTTTCATTGGCAATACCGTCGGCAGTTTGGCTGTCAGCTATATTGGCAACCAGACCTCCATTGGGCCAATCGCGGTTTTAAATTACCTGAAATCTCTGCTGAAGTGA
- a CDS encoding transketolase has product MTLTTECKTMRRLDTRSLMLRKIILQTLGCAKRGHPASAFSLVEILRVLYDHVLQFNPAWPTWPNRDRFILSKGHGCLALYAILADKGYIPQEELTRFCQPGGILGGHPEACKIPGVEASTGSLGHGPSIGVGFALCARLDGTGARSFVLIGDGESNEGSVWEAALCAAKHRLDNFTIIIDYNKLQSYGPTQQVLPLEPYAAKWEAFGFAVQEVDGHDIQALQEAFLALPLTPGKPSVVICHTVKGCGLPCMEHNLKWHHKSNVTEEEVQRLVCELENAHA; this is encoded by the coding sequence ATGACCTTGACAACGGAATGCAAGACGATGCGCAGACTTGATACACGTTCTCTCATGCTGCGCAAAATCATCCTCCAGACCCTTGGTTGTGCCAAAAGAGGCCATCCTGCCTCGGCATTTTCCTTGGTGGAAATCCTGCGCGTCCTTTACGACCACGTTTTACAGTTCAATCCGGCTTGGCCCACCTGGCCGAACCGTGACCGCTTCATCCTGAGCAAAGGGCATGGCTGCCTCGCTTTATATGCCATTTTGGCCGATAAAGGGTATATTCCTCAGGAGGAACTCACTCGCTTCTGCCAGCCCGGCGGCATCCTGGGCGGACATCCCGAGGCATGCAAGATTCCCGGCGTGGAGGCCTCGACCGGCAGCCTGGGGCATGGTCCATCCATTGGCGTGGGGTTTGCCCTCTGCGCCAGACTTGATGGGACCGGCGCCCGGAGCTTCGTGCTGATAGGCGATGGGGAATCGAATGAAGGCTCTGTCTGGGAAGCTGCCCTCTGCGCTGCCAAGCATCGTCTCGACAATTTTACTATCATTATAGATTACAATAAGCTACAGTCTTACGGCCCGACACAGCAGGTTCTGCCGCTGGAGCCCTATGCCGCGAAATGGGAGGCGTTCGGCTTCGCCGTGCAGGAAGTTGACGGGCACGACATCCAGGCGCTCCAAGAGGCCTTTCTGGCGCTTCCCCTGACCCCGGGCAAACCGAGCGTGGTCATCTGCCATACAGTGAAGGGCTGCGGACTCCCGTGCATGGAGCACAACCTCAAATGGCATCATAAGAGTAATGTCACGGAAGAAGAGGTCCAGCGCCTCGTGTGCGAGTTGGAGAATGCCCATGCGTAA
- a CDS encoding SIS domain-containing protein, producing MPKLSPSSGPHSEIQHSDKNRNVGPTWLENTAVITQLLENLCATDLAGQALVADKSFKDWANQTVRARSNRKTVYLIGNGASASMASHMSADLAKNAHVHTQVFTDMSLLTAVANDISFAEVFAEPLRRCINPEDMLVAISSSGNSPNVVRAVNVARDAGAFIVTLSAMDSGNSIRTMGDLNYWLPARTYGLAETSHAAILHYWMDLMALTTNT from the coding sequence ATGCCGAAACTATCCCCCAGCTCTGGACCGCACTCCGAGATTCAACATTCTGACAAGAATCGCAACGTCGGGCCCACATGGCTGGAAAACACTGCCGTCATCACACAGCTGCTGGAAAATCTTTGTGCCACGGATCTGGCTGGACAGGCCCTCGTCGCAGACAAATCGTTTAAGGATTGGGCGAACCAAACCGTTCGTGCCCGTTCAAACCGCAAGACCGTTTATCTCATCGGCAACGGTGCCAGCGCTTCCATGGCGAGCCATATGTCCGCCGACCTGGCCAAAAATGCTCATGTCCACACGCAAGTCTTTACGGACATGTCCCTTCTTACGGCTGTTGCCAACGACATCTCCTTTGCGGAAGTTTTTGCCGAGCCCTTACGGCGCTGCATTAATCCCGAAGACATGCTTGTAGCCATCAGTAGTTCTGGCAATTCGCCCAATGTTGTCCGGGCCGTCAACGTGGCGCGAGACGCAGGGGCTTTCATTGTCACGCTTTCAGCCATGGATTCCGGCAACAGCATTCGTACCATGGGCGACTTGAACTACTGGTTACCAGCCCGTACCTACGGCTTGGCCGAGACCAGCCATGCAGCCATCCTGCACTACTGGATGGACCTCATGGCACTTACCACGAACACGTAA
- a CDS encoding class I SAM-dependent methyltransferase: MNRELFIYNKLHKQTQRDFLGRMQDDKIGCMKIAKCYDREFWDGDRRFGYGGYHYDGRWNVVARDLIQTYNLPQDARIFEVGCGKGYLLYELSQLLPKAQVAGCDISRYAIENAKPEIKDRLSLHRAQDAMPFADQTFDLVFSIATLHNLPLQDLKPALQEIERIGRQHYVCIESYRNETELFALQCWALTAETFLSFDSWRWLFSEFGYSGDYEFITF, from the coding sequence ATGAACCGGGAACTCTTTATTTACAACAAGCTGCACAAGCAAACGCAGCGAGATTTCCTCGGACGGATGCAGGACGACAAGATCGGCTGCATGAAGATCGCCAAATGCTACGACCGGGAGTTTTGGGACGGCGACAGACGTTTCGGCTACGGCGGCTATCACTATGACGGCCGTTGGAATGTCGTGGCCAGGGATTTGATCCAGACCTATAACTTGCCTCAAGATGCCCGCATCTTCGAAGTCGGTTGCGGCAAGGGCTATCTTCTCTATGAGTTATCCCAATTGCTGCCGAAAGCGCAGGTGGCTGGGTGCGATATTTCGCGCTACGCCATAGAAAACGCCAAGCCCGAAATCAAGGACAGGTTGTCGCTGCATCGCGCGCAAGACGCCATGCCCTTCGCAGATCAAACGTTCGATCTTGTTTTTTCCATCGCAACGCTGCATAACTTACCGCTCCAGGACCTCAAGCCGGCCTTACAGGAAATCGAGCGCATTGGCAGGCAGCATTATGTCTGCATCGAAAGTTATCGAAACGAAACGGAACTGTTTGCCCTCCAGTGTTGGGCGCTCACTGCCGAAACATTTTTGAGCTTCGATTCCTGGCGCTGGCTTTTCTCCGAATTTGGGTATAGTGGCGACTATGAGTTCATAACATTCTAG
- a CDS encoding aminoglycoside phosphotransferase family protein: MHFPDLEPLVGEPVASITRLSGGKNSRSCKVVLVSGATLVAKWYPSLADDPRDRIGTEFDGFTFLRRHGLHMVPRPLDLDRKQRLALYEFVPGSQLAADDAMAHLDAFSDFAAKLRRLHHAHPGEWTRPASDASLSSRCLDRQISARLSIVESFKTHEPCAAELRAFLIDHFVPAFRTIRRTALGAMEAAGTPTVLPHAELTLSPSDFGFHNAIRHANGEIIFVDFEYFGLDDPAKLVADFLLHPGMQIDASAKQRFFSSMLRSFGTRDFRRRFPAIYLLAGLKWCMILLNEFSPAGLARRRLATTTNLEITSVRMAQLGKARAMLTLLMDHHRSFPYDLDNGMQDDAQT; this comes from the coding sequence ATGCACTTTCCTGACCTTGAACCGCTCGTTGGCGAACCTGTGGCCTCGATTACCCGACTAAGCGGTGGGAAAAACAGTCGATCCTGCAAGGTCGTCCTCGTCAGTGGGGCGACGCTTGTCGCCAAATGGTATCCCAGTCTAGCCGATGATCCGCGCGACAGAATAGGCACCGAGTTTGATGGCTTTACCTTTCTGCGACGTCATGGACTGCACATGGTGCCGCGCCCGCTGGACTTGGACCGCAAGCAACGACTCGCCCTCTACGAATTTGTTCCGGGCAGCCAACTCGCGGCTGATGACGCCATGGCCCATCTGGATGCGTTTTCCGATTTCGCCGCCAAGCTGCGAAGGCTCCACCACGCCCATCCCGGCGAATGGACAAGGCCAGCTTCGGATGCCAGCTTGTCCAGCCGTTGCCTCGACCGCCAGATCAGTGCCCGCCTGTCAATCGTGGAATCCTTCAAAACGCATGAACCATGTGCGGCAGAGCTCCGGGCGTTTCTGATCGATCATTTTGTCCCCGCCTTCAGGACCATCCGCCGCACCGCCCTTGGCGCCATGGAAGCTGCGGGAACGCCAACCGTGCTCCCGCACGCGGAGTTGACGCTCAGCCCTTCCGATTTCGGCTTTCACAATGCCATTCGCCATGCGAACGGGGAAATCATCTTTGTGGACTTTGAATATTTTGGCCTGGATGATCCAGCCAAACTTGTTGCCGATTTTTTGCTGCATCCAGGAATGCAAATCGATGCATCGGCCAAGCAGCGCTTCTTTTCCAGTATGCTGCGTTCCTTCGGAACCCGGGACTTCCGGCGGCGCTTCCCGGCGATCTACCTGCTCGCTGGTCTGAAATGGTGCATGATTCTGCTCAACGAATTCAGCCCGGCCGGTCTTGCCCGTCGGCGTCTGGCGACAACCACGAATCTGGAAATCACATCCGTCCGCATGGCTCAACTTGGCAAGGCGCGAGCCATGCTCACTCTTCTTATGGATCATCATCGGAGCTTTCCCTATGACCTTGACAACGGAATGCAAGACGATGCGCAGACTTGA
- a CDS encoding radical SAM protein: MDKYRIDSHKLLFHVDRVHQWLQDDLIIPLYMEISPAGACNHRCIFCGLDFMGYKPRFLPRELLRERFAEMARLGLKSIMLAGEGEPFMHKALSGIVLDAKQAGIDVAITTNAVLMRPEISEQILPACSWIKVSCNAGEPETYARVHGTNAADFKRVFDNLEQAVAIRERQGSGCTLGLQALLLPDNANEISSLAKRCRDIGLNYIVVKPYSQHPLSKTTRYADVAYAGYEALAQELDGLSNDSFQVVFRLSAMHKWDDKRHDYARCLSLPFWSYLDAGGNIWGCSMHMGNERFLYGNIHEQTFAEIWKGERRQASLDWCRESLDPTQCRVNCRMDAVNTYLWELTHPGPHVNFI, from the coding sequence ATGGACAAATATCGCATTGATTCGCACAAGCTTCTCTTTCACGTCGACCGTGTGCACCAATGGCTCCAGGACGACCTGATCATTCCCCTGTACATGGAGATCAGTCCTGCGGGCGCTTGCAACCACCGCTGCATCTTTTGCGGTCTGGATTTCATGGGCTATAAGCCCCGCTTCCTGCCGCGGGAACTGCTGCGCGAACGGTTTGCAGAAATGGCCCGCCTGGGACTCAAAAGCATTATGCTCGCCGGCGAAGGCGAACCATTCATGCACAAGGCCCTAAGCGGCATTGTTCTTGACGCCAAGCAGGCCGGTATTGATGTGGCTATCACGACCAACGCCGTGCTCATGAGGCCGGAAATCAGTGAGCAGATACTTCCCGCCTGTTCCTGGATCAAGGTCAGTTGCAATGCCGGCGAACCCGAAACCTACGCCCGCGTGCATGGTACCAACGCCGCTGACTTCAAACGTGTCTTTGACAACTTGGAACAAGCCGTGGCCATCCGCGAACGACAGGGCTCGGGCTGCACCTTGGGATTGCAGGCTTTACTCCTTCCTGACAACGCAAACGAAATCAGCAGCCTGGCCAAGCGTTGCCGCGATATTGGACTCAATTACATTGTTGTAAAGCCTTATTCCCAGCACCCGCTCAGCAAGACAACCCGTTATGCCGACGTGGCCTATGCTGGATATGAGGCACTCGCCCAGGAGCTCGACGGCCTGAGCAATGATTCGTTTCAGGTTGTTTTCCGTCTGAGCGCCATGCACAAATGGGATGACAAGCGCCATGATTATGCGCGTTGCCTTTCACTGCCATTTTGGTCCTATCTCGACGCAGGGGGGAACATCTGGGGATGCAGCATGCATATGGGCAACGAACGCTTCCTGTATGGCAACATCCATGAGCAAACATTCGCGGAGATATGGAAGGGCGAACGTCGCCAGGCTTCTCTGGATTGGTGCCGTGAGTCCCTCGACCCCACTCAGTGCCGCGTGAACTGTCGTATGGATGCGGTCAATACCTATCTTTGGGAGCTGACGCATCCGGGTCCCCATGTGAATTTTATCTGA
- a CDS encoding radical SAM protein translates to MPLLYTPFKIFHYKNKIDSLPQQSGAILPPVHIRLKPTNRCNHNCRYCAYRAQGLQLGQDMRIGDMIPRDKMAEILEDIISMGVQAVTFSGGGEPLSYPHIVESVRTLAQSSVRFAALTNGALLKDAVAALFAAHGTWLRVSMDGWDDESYTRYRGVPSGEYTRIMANMAAFKRLGGGCLLGVSLIVDEENHDRIFAQVRRLKDIGVDSVKISPCIVSNDGAVNKAYHKPFFDIAKEQSRQAKQDLSDAAFEVFDSYHELEDKFQKEYTWCPFLQMLCVIGADCNVYTCQDKAYNLDTGILGSLREERFKAFWSSEKSTFFKVNPARDCNHHCVANGKNKMLHDYLDASPQHLPFV, encoded by the coding sequence ATGCCTCTTCTTTACACACCGTTCAAGATATTTCATTACAAGAACAAGATAGATTCCTTGCCGCAACAGAGTGGCGCTATTCTGCCGCCTGTGCACATTCGCCTCAAGCCGACCAACCGGTGCAATCATAACTGCCGCTATTGCGCTTATCGCGCGCAAGGGTTGCAGCTTGGCCAGGACATGCGAATCGGCGACATGATCCCCCGCGACAAAATGGCTGAGATCCTGGAAGACATCATCTCCATGGGCGTCCAGGCCGTGACCTTCAGCGGAGGCGGCGAACCTCTCAGTTACCCGCATATCGTCGAAAGCGTCCGTACCTTGGCGCAGTCATCCGTTCGTTTTGCCGCACTCACCAACGGGGCTCTCCTCAAGGATGCCGTTGCGGCACTTTTCGCGGCCCATGGCACCTGGCTTCGCGTCTCCATGGATGGCTGGGACGACGAGAGCTACACCCGCTATCGTGGCGTTCCCTCCGGCGAATACACCAGGATCATGGCCAATATGGCGGCGTTCAAGCGTCTGGGCGGCGGTTGCCTCCTGGGCGTCAGCCTCATCGTCGACGAGGAAAACCACGACAGAATTTTTGCCCAGGTGCGTCGTTTAAAAGACATTGGCGTCGATAGCGTCAAGATATCACCTTGCATCGTGAGCAATGACGGCGCCGTCAACAAGGCCTATCACAAACCGTTTTTCGACATAGCCAAGGAGCAGTCCCGGCAGGCCAAACAGGATCTCAGCGATGCGGCTTTCGAAGTGTTTGACTCCTACCACGAGCTCGAGGACAAATTCCAAAAAGAGTATACGTGGTGTCCCTTCCTGCAAATGCTCTGCGTTATTGGCGCCGACTGTAACGTCTATACTTGCCAGGACAAAGCCTACAACCTTGATACGGGCATCCTCGGGTCATTGCGCGAAGAACGGTTCAAAGCATTCTGGTCCTCCGAAAAGTCCACTTTTTTCAAGGTCAATCCAGCTCGTGACTGCAACCATCATTGTGTTGCCAACGGGAAAAACAAGATGCTGCACGACTATCTTGACGCATCTCCCCAACATCTTCCCTTTGTCTGA